One Candidatus Saccharibacteria bacterium RAAC3_TM7_1 genomic region harbors:
- a CDS encoding hypothetical protein (RAAC3_TM7_1_205), which translates to MNKSAILLFATIFGIAGAYVPVLFGDSNLLDGWSVLGSTIGGFFGIWLAVWIGKKTS; encoded by the coding sequence ATGAATAAGTCAGCTATCCTACTATTCGCAACGATTTTCGGTATTGCGGGGGCATACGTCCCTGTATTATTCGGTGATAGTAATCTGCTTGATGGCTGGAGCGTTCTCGGTAGTACGATTGGCGGCTTTTTTGGCATCTGGCTGGCCGTCTGGATCGGTAAAAAGACAAGCTAA
- a CDS encoding Nucleotidyltransferase/DNA polymerase involved in DNA repair (RAAC3_TM7_1_206): MKDNYNKARPLIMHIDLNSCFATVEQQARPMLRGRPVAVVNRRTENTMIVTASYEAKAMGVKLGMRLKDAKLLCPDLIGLESDPPKYRYVYHQLMRIMNDYSAHVRMKSIDEGVIDFSETTAAIAGRNLVEIGQEIKQRLRGEVGCAMRCNVGIGTNRFLAKTAASLHKPDGLDVITHENLRDVFATLELTDLTGIAGRFEKRLNAVGILTPLQFLDAEEITLRKMVFQSIVGSEWYQRLRGWEVDKRDFPMRTAGRQYVLEEYNLPPEKVLQRLHNLCESVGEKVRSQGLVARGISVHARSYDRGYWHARHMAALPFFSNQAIYDQAKALFETAPYPLKEIGVSCYELTEPDEAQLHLFGDELAKEKAVTRAVDNINGRYGKRVIHSADTLTTQMVKQKIPFGSTRYL, translated from the coding sequence ATGAAGGATAACTACAACAAGGCTCGGCCGCTTATCATGCATATAGATCTCAATAGCTGCTTTGCCACGGTCGAGCAGCAAGCCAGGCCAATGCTACGCGGCCGACCAGTGGCGGTGGTAAATCGCCGCACCGAAAATACGATGATCGTGACGGCCAGCTACGAAGCCAAGGCTATGGGTGTGAAGCTAGGTATGCGTCTGAAGGATGCGAAGTTGCTTTGCCCTGACCTGATCGGCCTGGAGAGCGATCCACCGAAGTATCGCTATGTCTACCATCAGCTGATGCGTATTATGAATGACTATTCGGCGCATGTACGTATGAAGAGTATCGACGAAGGAGTAATTGATTTTAGTGAGACGACGGCGGCTATCGCTGGGCGAAACTTGGTAGAAATTGGGCAAGAGATAAAACAGCGGCTGCGTGGTGAAGTAGGGTGCGCGATGCGCTGCAACGTCGGAATTGGTACCAATCGTTTTCTGGCGAAAACCGCCGCTAGCTTACACAAGCCGGACGGACTTGATGTCATCACGCACGAAAACTTACGCGACGTTTTCGCCACATTGGAGCTGACCGACCTGACCGGTATTGCTGGCCGGTTTGAAAAACGGCTAAACGCTGTCGGCATTCTCACGCCCTTACAGTTTCTCGATGCCGAAGAAATAACGCTACGGAAGATGGTCTTTCAAAGTATCGTCGGCAGTGAGTGGTATCAACGACTGAGGGGCTGGGAAGTCGATAAGCGTGATTTTCCTATGCGTACGGCTGGTAGGCAATACGTACTCGAAGAGTATAACTTACCGCCAGAAAAAGTACTGCAACGGCTCCACAATCTCTGCGAATCAGTTGGCGAGAAAGTCCGCTCCCAGGGCTTAGTGGCGCGTGGTATTTCAGTTCATGCCCGCAGCTACGACAGAGGCTACTGGCACGCCAGGCATATGGCCGCCCTGCCCTTTTTCTCCAACCAAGCAATTTACGATCAGGCAAAGGCACTGTTTGAAACAGCGCCGTACCCACTCAAGGAAATCGGTGTGAGCTGCTACGAACTAACCGAGCCTGATGAAGCCCAGCTGCACCTATTTGGTGACGAGCTGGCGAAAGAAAAGGCAGTCACGCGGGCAGTGGACAATATCAATGGTCGCTACGGCAAGCGGGTAATCCACTCCGCCGACACGCTCACAACGCAGATGGTCAAACAAAAGATTCCGTTCGGTAGCACGCGCTATTTATAA